One genomic region from Grus americana isolate bGruAme1 chromosome 15, bGruAme1.mat, whole genome shotgun sequence encodes:
- the LFNG gene encoding beta-1,3-N-acetylglucosaminyltransferase lunatic fringe — MLKSCGRKLLLSLVGSMFTCLLVLMVEPPGRPGLARGEAGGAQRALQSLGAAAAVAPPAGQGPPGLRSFADYFGRLSRARRELPAAPPSPPRPPAEDISPRDVFIAVKTTKKFHKARLELLLDTWISRNREMTFIFTDGEDEELKKQARNVINTNCSAAHSRQALSCKMAVEYDKFIESGRKWFCHVDDDNYVNVRTLVKLLSSYPHTQDIYIGKPSLDRPIQATERISENKMHPVHFWFATGGAGFCISRGLALKMSPWASGGHFMSTAEKIRLPDDCTIGYIIESVLGVKLIRSNLFHSHLENLHQVPKTEIHKQVTLSYGMFENKRNSIHMKGAFSVEEDPSRFRSVHCLLYPDTPWCPTNVVY; from the exons ATGCTGAAGAGCTGCGGGAGGAAACTGCTCCTGTCCCTCGTGGGCTCCATGTTCACCTGCCTCCTGGTGCTCATGGTGGAGCCGCCGGGGAGGCCGGGGCTGGCCCGGGGGGAGGCCGGCGGGGCGCAGCGGGCGCTGCAGAGCctgggggcggcggcggcggtggcccCCCCGGCGGGGCAGGGTCCCCCCGGTCTCCGCAGCTTCGCCGATTACTTCGGGCGGCTGAGCCGAGCCCGGCGGGagctgcccgccgccccgccgagccccccgcggccgccggcCGAGGACATCTCCCCCCGCGATGTCTTCATCGCCGTCAAGACCACCAAGAAGTTTCACAAGGCgcggctggagctgctgctcgACACCTGGATCTCCCGCAACCGCGAAATG aCCTTCATCTTCACGgatggggaggatgaggagctgaAGAAGCAAGCAC GAAATGTCATCAACACCAACTGCTCGGCCGCCCACAGCCGCCAGGCCCTGTCCTGCAAGATGGCTGTGGAGTATGACAAGTTCATCGAGTCCGGCAGAAA GTGGTTCTGCCACGTGGATGATGACAACTACGTGAACGTGCGGACGCTGGTgaagctgctctccagctacCCCCACACGCAGGACATCTACATCGGGAAGCCCAGCCTGGACCGGCCCATCCAGGCTACAGAGAGAATCAGCGAGAACAAGATG CACCCTGTGCATTTCTGGTTTGCCACGGGCGGAGCGGGGTTTTGTATCAGCCGGGGGCTGGCGCTGAAGATGAGCCCGTGGGCCAG CGGGGGCCACTTCATGAGCACAGCGGAGAAGATCCGCCTGCCCGACGACTGCACCATCGGCTACATCATTGAGTCCGTGCTGGGGGTGAAGCTCATCCGGAGCAACCTCTTCCACTCGCACCTGGAGAACCTCCACCAGGTGCCCAAGACAGAGATCCACAAGCAG GTGACGCTAAGCTATGGCATGTTTGAAAACAAGCGCAACTCCATCCACATGAAGGGAGCCTTCTCCGTCGAGGAGGACCCATCCAG GTTTCGCTCCGTGCACTGCCTGCTGTACCCCGACACGCCATGGTGCCCCACCAATGTGGTTTACTAG